A DNA window from Brassica napus cultivar Da-Ae chromosome A4, Da-Ae, whole genome shotgun sequence contains the following coding sequences:
- the LOC125574861 gene encoding beta-galactosidase 2-like isoform X1, which produces MVMNFRDKAWIFLAIMCFSLLICSTKALVSYDHKALIINGQKRILLSGSIHYPRSTPEMWPDLIKKAKEGGLDVIQTYVFWNGHEPSPGQYYFGDRYDLVRFIKLVQQAGLYVSLRIGPYVCAEWNFGGIPVWLKYVPGMIFRTDNGPFKTAMQKFTKKIVDIMKEEKLFETQGGPIILSQIENEYGPMEWEIGSAGKAYTKWTAAMALGLSTGVPWVMCKQDDAPYPIINTCNGFYCEGFKPNSVDQPKMWTENWTGWFTEFGGAIPNRPVEDLAFSVARFIQNGGSFMNYYMYHGGTNFDRTSGEFITTSYDYDAPLDEYGLLREPKYSHLKELHKIIKLCEPALVSVDPTINSLGNKQEAHVFKSKTSCAAFLSNYDTSYPAKVMFRGFPYDLPPWSISILPDCKTEYHNTAKIRSPSILMKMVPTSTRLSWESYNEAIPSSGDYGTFARDGLLEQISMTRDKTDYFWYLTDITISSNEGFLKTGEDPLLTICSAGHALHVFVNGQLAGTSYGALSSPKLTFSQRIKLREGVNKLAILSTAVGLPNAGVHYETWNTGVLGPATLNGVNSGAWDMSKWKWSYKIGTKGEAMSLHTTTGSSSVEWTEGSFVAVKQPLTWYKSSFNAPVGNEPIALDMNTMGKGQVWVNGRNIGRHWPAYTAHGNCGRCNYAGIYSEKKCLSNCGQSSQRWYHVPRSWLKPSGNLLVVFEEWGGDPSGISVVKRTDK; this is translated from the exons ATGGTTATGAATTTTAGGGATAAAGCTTGGATTTTTCTGGCGATTATGTGTTTTTCATTGTTGATTTGCTCAACTAAAGCATTGGTCTCTTATGATCATAAAGCTTTAATCATCAATGGACAGAAAAGGATCCTTCTCTCTGGTTCCATCCACTACCCAAGAAGCACCCCTGAG ATGTGGCCTGATCTGATAAAGAAGGCCAAAGAAGGTGGTTTAGATGTTATACAAACTTATGTTTTCTGGAACGGACATGAACCTTCTCCTGGACAA TATTATTTTGGGGATCGGTATGATCTGGTTAGGTTCATCAAGCTGGTGCAACAAGCCGGTCTATATGTTAGCCTGAGAATTGGTCCATATGTTTGTGCCGAGTGGAATTTTggg GGAATTCCTGTTTGGCTCAAATATGTCCCTGGTATGATTTTCAGGACTGATAATGGACCTTTCAAG ACTGCAATGCAAAAATTCACAAAGAAGATTGTGGATATAATGAAAGAAGAAAAGTTGTTTGAAACTCAAGGAGGACCCATCATTCTCTCGCAG ATAGAGAATGAGTATGGACCAATGGAATGGGAGATAGGATCAGCAGGAAAGGCATACACAAAATGGACAGCTGCAATGGCGTTGGGTTTGTCCACAGGTGTCCCATGGGTTATGTGCAAGCAAGATGATGCTCCTTACCCTATT ATAAACACATGCAACGGGTTTTATTGTGAGGGTTTCAAACCAAACTCGGTCGATCAGCCCAAGATGTGGACAGAGAACTGGACTGGTTG GTTCACGGAATTTGGAGGTGCGATACCAAACAGACCAGTCGAAGACCTTGCGTTCTCCGTGGCTCGCTTTATACAGAACGGTGGTTCATTTATGAATTACTATATG TACCATGGAGGGACGAACTTTGATAGAACATCGGGTGAGTTTATCACCACAAGCTATGACTATGATGCTCCTCTTGATGAATATG GATTACTGAGAGAACCCAAGTATAGTCATTTGAAAGAGTTGCATAAAATCATCAAACTATGTGAACCTGCGTTGGTCTCTGTTGATCCCACCATTAATTCGCTCGGCAATAAGCAAGAA GCTCATGTGTTCAAGTCCAAGACTTCTTGTGCTGCGTTTCTCTCAAACTACGACACAAGTTATCCAGCAAAAGTTATGTTTAGGGGGTTCCCATATGATTTGCCCCCTTGGTCTATCAGTATCTTACCTGACTGCAAAACCGAGTATCACAACACTGCAAAG ATTCGTTCACCGAGCATACTTATGAAGATGGTTCCTACTAGCACGCGATTATCATGGGAATCATACAACGAAGCAATCCCTTCTTCAGGTGACTATGGTACGTTTGCTCGAGATGGTTTGTTGGAACAAATAAGCATGACCAGAGACAAAACAGACTATTTCTGGTATCTTACAGA CATTACAATTAGTTCTAATGAGGGGTTCTTGAAAACTGGCGAAGATCCACTTCTTACCATTTGCTCAGCTGGTCATGCTCTTCATGTATTCGTTAATGGTCAGCTCGCAG GAACTAGTTATGGAGCATTGAGCAGCCCCAAGCTCACATTTAGTCAAAGGATCAAATTGCGCGAAGGCGTCAACAAACTTGCTATCCTAAGTACGGCAGTGGGTCTTCCG AACGCAGGTGTGCACTATGAGACTTGGAATACTGGAGTTCTAGGTCCAGCCACACTGAATGGAGTTAACTCTGGAGCATGGGACATGTCTAAGTGGAAATGGTCCTATAAG ATCGGTACCAAAGGTGAAGCTATGAGCCTTCATACCACAACCGGGAGTTCCTCTGTGGAATGGACAGAAGGATCATTCGTGGCCGTGAAGCAACCATTGACCTGGTACAAG TCTTCTTTTAATGCGCCGGTAGGCAATGAACCAATTGCATTGGACATGAACACAATGGGAAAAGGACAAGTTTGGGTAAATGGACGCAACATAGGACGTCATTGGCCTGCCTACACGGCTCATGGTAACTGCGGACGCTGCAACTATGCTGGGATTTACAGCGAGAAGAAATGTCTCAGTAATTGTGGCCAATCTTCTCAAAGATG GTACCATGTGCCTCGTTCATGGCTTAAGCCATCTGGGAACCTTCTAGTTGTGTTTGAGGAGTGGGGTGGTGATCCAAGTGGGATTTCTGTTGTTAAAAGAACAGACAAATGA
- the LOC125574861 gene encoding beta-galactosidase 2-like isoform X2, which produces MVMNFRDKAWIFLAIMCFSLLICSTKALVSYDHKALIINGQKRILLSGSIHYPRSTPEMWPDLIKKAKEGGLDVIQTYVFWNGHEPSPGQYYFGDRYDLVRFIKLVQQAGLYVSLRIGPYVCAEWNFGTDNGPFKTAMQKFTKKIVDIMKEEKLFETQGGPIILSQIENEYGPMEWEIGSAGKAYTKWTAAMALGLSTGVPWVMCKQDDAPYPIINTCNGFYCEGFKPNSVDQPKMWTENWTGWFTEFGGAIPNRPVEDLAFSVARFIQNGGSFMNYYMYHGGTNFDRTSGEFITTSYDYDAPLDEYGLLREPKYSHLKELHKIIKLCEPALVSVDPTINSLGNKQEAHVFKSKTSCAAFLSNYDTSYPAKVMFRGFPYDLPPWSISILPDCKTEYHNTAKIRSPSILMKMVPTSTRLSWESYNEAIPSSGDYGTFARDGLLEQISMTRDKTDYFWYLTDITISSNEGFLKTGEDPLLTICSAGHALHVFVNGQLAGTSYGALSSPKLTFSQRIKLREGVNKLAILSTAVGLPNAGVHYETWNTGVLGPATLNGVNSGAWDMSKWKWSYKIGTKGEAMSLHTTTGSSSVEWTEGSFVAVKQPLTWYKSSFNAPVGNEPIALDMNTMGKGQVWVNGRNIGRHWPAYTAHGNCGRCNYAGIYSEKKCLSNCGQSSQRWYHVPRSWLKPSGNLLVVFEEWGGDPSGISVVKRTDK; this is translated from the exons ATGGTTATGAATTTTAGGGATAAAGCTTGGATTTTTCTGGCGATTATGTGTTTTTCATTGTTGATTTGCTCAACTAAAGCATTGGTCTCTTATGATCATAAAGCTTTAATCATCAATGGACAGAAAAGGATCCTTCTCTCTGGTTCCATCCACTACCCAAGAAGCACCCCTGAG ATGTGGCCTGATCTGATAAAGAAGGCCAAAGAAGGTGGTTTAGATGTTATACAAACTTATGTTTTCTGGAACGGACATGAACCTTCTCCTGGACAA TATTATTTTGGGGATCGGTATGATCTGGTTAGGTTCATCAAGCTGGTGCAACAAGCCGGTCTATATGTTAGCCTGAGAATTGGTCCATATGTTTGTGCCGAGTGGAATTTTgg GACTGATAATGGACCTTTCAAG ACTGCAATGCAAAAATTCACAAAGAAGATTGTGGATATAATGAAAGAAGAAAAGTTGTTTGAAACTCAAGGAGGACCCATCATTCTCTCGCAG ATAGAGAATGAGTATGGACCAATGGAATGGGAGATAGGATCAGCAGGAAAGGCATACACAAAATGGACAGCTGCAATGGCGTTGGGTTTGTCCACAGGTGTCCCATGGGTTATGTGCAAGCAAGATGATGCTCCTTACCCTATT ATAAACACATGCAACGGGTTTTATTGTGAGGGTTTCAAACCAAACTCGGTCGATCAGCCCAAGATGTGGACAGAGAACTGGACTGGTTG GTTCACGGAATTTGGAGGTGCGATACCAAACAGACCAGTCGAAGACCTTGCGTTCTCCGTGGCTCGCTTTATACAGAACGGTGGTTCATTTATGAATTACTATATG TACCATGGAGGGACGAACTTTGATAGAACATCGGGTGAGTTTATCACCACAAGCTATGACTATGATGCTCCTCTTGATGAATATG GATTACTGAGAGAACCCAAGTATAGTCATTTGAAAGAGTTGCATAAAATCATCAAACTATGTGAACCTGCGTTGGTCTCTGTTGATCCCACCATTAATTCGCTCGGCAATAAGCAAGAA GCTCATGTGTTCAAGTCCAAGACTTCTTGTGCTGCGTTTCTCTCAAACTACGACACAAGTTATCCAGCAAAAGTTATGTTTAGGGGGTTCCCATATGATTTGCCCCCTTGGTCTATCAGTATCTTACCTGACTGCAAAACCGAGTATCACAACACTGCAAAG ATTCGTTCACCGAGCATACTTATGAAGATGGTTCCTACTAGCACGCGATTATCATGGGAATCATACAACGAAGCAATCCCTTCTTCAGGTGACTATGGTACGTTTGCTCGAGATGGTTTGTTGGAACAAATAAGCATGACCAGAGACAAAACAGACTATTTCTGGTATCTTACAGA CATTACAATTAGTTCTAATGAGGGGTTCTTGAAAACTGGCGAAGATCCACTTCTTACCATTTGCTCAGCTGGTCATGCTCTTCATGTATTCGTTAATGGTCAGCTCGCAG GAACTAGTTATGGAGCATTGAGCAGCCCCAAGCTCACATTTAGTCAAAGGATCAAATTGCGCGAAGGCGTCAACAAACTTGCTATCCTAAGTACGGCAGTGGGTCTTCCG AACGCAGGTGTGCACTATGAGACTTGGAATACTGGAGTTCTAGGTCCAGCCACACTGAATGGAGTTAACTCTGGAGCATGGGACATGTCTAAGTGGAAATGGTCCTATAAG ATCGGTACCAAAGGTGAAGCTATGAGCCTTCATACCACAACCGGGAGTTCCTCTGTGGAATGGACAGAAGGATCATTCGTGGCCGTGAAGCAACCATTGACCTGGTACAAG TCTTCTTTTAATGCGCCGGTAGGCAATGAACCAATTGCATTGGACATGAACACAATGGGAAAAGGACAAGTTTGGGTAAATGGACGCAACATAGGACGTCATTGGCCTGCCTACACGGCTCATGGTAACTGCGGACGCTGCAACTATGCTGGGATTTACAGCGAGAAGAAATGTCTCAGTAATTGTGGCCAATCTTCTCAAAGATG GTACCATGTGCCTCGTTCATGGCTTAAGCCATCTGGGAACCTTCTAGTTGTGTTTGAGGAGTGGGGTGGTGATCCAAGTGGGATTTCTGTTGTTAAAAGAACAGACAAATGA